One Ranitomeya imitator isolate aRanImi1 chromosome 1, aRanImi1.pri, whole genome shotgun sequence DNA window includes the following coding sequences:
- the LOC138637763 gene encoding olfactory receptor 11L1-like yields MENISNTIVTEFVLMAFQDILQFKILLFVVCLYIYITCIIGNMIIFSLILFDISLHSPMYYFISRFSILEIFFVSIIIPKLLDILLAGRNRISFMACFFQLYCADTTGIVECYLLTVMVFDRHFAITSPLQYLIIMSHWYTRLAVFPWIVGLVVALIPTIITASLKFCGPNIIDHFFCDLTPLQNLACSDPFVSNLVTSIAAIIVIVLPFILIIGFYTHIIIMILKIKSVEGKRKAFSTCSSHLIVSSLFFCTGITVYIKPNGNQHDKFLAFVYTIVVPLLNPFIYTFRNRDIKNVFLKLLTK; encoded by the coding sequence ATGGAGAACATTAGCAATACCATTGTCACCGAATTTGTTTTAATGGCATTTCAAGATATTCTTCAATTTAAAATTTTGCTTTTTGTTGTCTGCCTATACATTTATATTACATGTATCATCGGAAACATGATTATATTTTCACTTATTCTTTTTGACATTAGTCTTCATTCCCCTATGTACTACTTTATTAGCAGATTTTCTATTTTGGAAATCTTTTTTGTTTCTATCATTATCCCAAAACTTTTAGACATTCTTCTTGCAGGTAGAAACCGGATCAGTTTCATGGCTTGTTTTTTTCAGTTATACTGTGCTGATACCACCGGTATAGTAGAATGTTACCTTCTCACTGTTATGGTTTTTGATAGACATTTTGCCATCACAAGCCCATTGCAATACTTGATCATAATGAGTCATTGGTATACCAGACTGGCTGTATTCCCATGGATTGTCGGTTTGGTTGTGGCTTTGATACCTACCATCATCACAGCATCTTTAAAATTCTGTGGGCCCAACATAATTGACCATTTTTTCTGTGACCTGACTCCTTTACAGAATTTAGCATGTTCTGATCCTTTTGTCAGTAATCTTGTGACGAGCATAGCCGCCATCATTGTGATTGTTCTTCCCTTTATCCTAATTATTGGGTTCTATACTCATATCATCATCATGATCTTGAAAATAAAGAGTGTAGAAGGTAAACGCAAAGCCTTCTCTACCTGTTCTTCTCATCTTATAGTTTCTAGCCTTTTTTTTTGTACAGGTATCACTGTGTATATAAAACCAAACGGTAACCAACATGACAAATTCCTTGCTTTTGTATACACAATTGTGGTTCCATtattaaatccatttatttatacgTTTAGAAATAGAGAtatcaaaaatgtatttttaaaattGTTGACTAAATAA